The following is a genomic window from Candidatus Omnitrophota bacterium.
CACTATGAGTTTCGCGTCGGGAGTCGATATCGCCGCGAGCGATTTTAAGGGCGTCGGCGTGCCGAAATAATCTACCCTTATGCCGTCGACAAGCGCCGGCGTCGCGCGGCCTGTGCGAACCGTGGAAAACTCGTGCGAGAGCACTTCCCCGCTCTTCTTCATCCTCGTTTCCGTGTCGATCAGGATCTCTTTTATGGTATGGCCTTCGAAGTCCATCTCGCCCTCTCCTTCTTCTTATGAGACGGTCGTGCCTACTTTTTCACCGAGGCAGGCGCGTTTGATATTGCCTTTGACGTTTAAATTGAATACGACGATCGGCAGGCGGTTATCCATGCAGAGGCTTATCGCGGTCGTGTCCATGACCTTGAGCCCCTTATTTATGACCTCTATATATTTCAGTTTGTCGTATTTCTTGGCGTGTTTGTCGACGACCGGGTCGGCCGAATATATGCCGTCCACCTTCGTCGCCTTAAGTATGACATCCGCGCAGACCTCCACGGCCCTGAGCGCGGCCGCGGTATCAGTGGTAAAATACGGGTTACCGGTGCCGCCGGCGAATATTACCACGCGGCCTTTTTCGAGATGGCGGATCGCCCTGCGCCTGATATACGGCTCGGCGATCTGCTCCATCTGTATGGCAGTCTGGACCCTGGTAAAACAACCTATCTTCTCGAGGGAATCCTGCAGCGCCATGCTGTTTATGACGGTCGCGAGCATGCCCATGTAGTCGGCGGTCGAGCGGTCCATCCCTTTTGCCGCGAATTTCTCGCCGCGGATGATATTTCCGCCGCCGATGACTACGGCTACCTCTATTCCCAGCTCCCTTACTTCCTTTATCCGCTCGGCGATATTGGAACAGGCCTGAGGGTCGATGCCGTAACCACGGTCGCCGCTTAACGCCTCCCCACTTATCTTCAGGAGCACTCTCTTGAACAGCGGCTTGACCGTCTTGACCATCGCCTTATTCTCCTAATTGGTACCTTATGAATCTCCTGACTACTATATTCTCGCCGGTCTTTGCTATGATCTGCGTCACGTAATCCTTGATCGTAAGCGCCGGGTCCTTGATGAACGCCTGCTCGAAAAGACAGGCCTGTTTTATCTCCTCTTCGCTTAAGTCTTTCGGCGCGTCTTCCTTCTTGAGGTATTTCGGGCTTGTCGACGCTACCTGGAGCGAGAGGTCCCGGCACAATTTCTGGAAATCATCGGTCCTCGCCACGAAATCCGTCTCGCAGTTGATCTCGACCAGGACGCCTATCCTCGAGTCGTGATGGACGTAAGAGGATATGAGCCCGGCCTTGGCTGTGCGGGCGGCCTTCTTCTCGGCTATCTTTAATCCCTTCTCCTTCAAGATGGCCATCGCCTTATTGAAATCGCCGCCGGACTTGGCCAGCGCTTCCTTGCAATCCATGACCCCTGCGCCGGTGGTCTCCCTTAATTTCTTTACGTCTTCAGTTTTGATCTTCGCTGTGGCTGTCATCTATTTAGACCTTCGTTGTTTTTTTGGTTTTTTTCGCTACGGGTTCTTCCGGGGCGGCCTTCTTTCCCTTGAGGACCTGCTTGCTCAGGTCTTCGACCGCTTCTTCGTCCACTTCGACCTTCTCTTCTTCGCCGGCTTCGGCCGCGACCCTTGCTTCTTCCGCTGCTTTTCCGTCGAGGTAGGCCTTCCTTCCCTGCATTATCGCGTCAGAGACCATGCCCGAAATAAGTTTTATCGAGCGGATGGCGTCGTCGTTGCCGGGTATCGGGTAATCTATCTTGTCCGGGTCGCAGTTGGTATCGATGAGCCCGACTACCGCCAGGCCCAGTTTATTCGCTTCGGCGACGGCGATCTCCTCTTTCTTCGAGTCGACTATGAAAATGGCGGCAGGGACCTTGCCCATATCAAGCACGCCTTCGAGGACGCGGTTGAGTTTCGCCTGCTCCCTGGTAAGCTTTGCCACTTCTTTCTTGGAAAGCTTCTCCATGGTGCCGTCTTCCTTCATCCGGGTGATATCTTTATGCCTTTTTATCGATTTTTTGAGCGTCGCGAAGTTTGTGAGCATGCCGCCCAGCCAGCGCTCGGTCACGTAGAACATGCCGCTGCGCAGGGCCTCCTCCTTCATGACGTCCTTCGCCTGTTTCTTCGTCCCCACGAAGAGGATTATATCGCCTTTTGAGGCTATCTCCCTCAAATAGCCGAGCGCCCTCTCCAGCGCCTTCTCGGTCTTTTCCAGGTCGATAATGTAGATGCCGTTCTTCTCTCCGAAGATGAACTTCTTCATCTTGGGGTTCCAGCGCTTCTTCTGGTGGCCGAAGTGGACTCCCGCTTCAAGTAACTGTTTTATAGTCTGCGTAGCTGCCAACGAAACCTCCTCCTTATGTTTATTTGCTTTCTGTCCTTGACTGCGGTCAAGGATCTCGCCCCTCTTTATGTTAGGGGCTCGATAATCGGGTGATTTTAGCACAATTAGGGGGTTAATTCAAGCCTTTTTCTTCTAAGAACTGGAGGTCATAGAGACGTTTATAGAGGCCATTCTTGCGGAGTAATTCCTCGTGGGTTCCTGTCTCGACTATCCTGCCCTTGTCCAGGACGATGATCTTGGTGGCAAATTTGACGGTTGAGAGCCTGTGGGCGATCACAAAGACGGTCCTGCCCTTTATGAGCTTCTCCAGGGCGTCCTGCACCAGCTTCTCGGATTCCATGTCTAACTGGGAAGTCGCCTCGTCCAGTATCAAAATAGGTTCGTCCTTGAGCACGGCGCGGGCTATTGCTATCCTCTGGCGCTCGCCGCCGGAAAGACGGTAACCCCTCTCGCCGACTATCGTGTCATATCCCTTGGGCAGTTTTGATATGAAATCATGGGCGTTGGCGACCTTGGCCGCGTTTATTATCTCCTCGCCTGAAGCGGCCTGGTTCCCGTAGGCAATATTCGTCTTTATCGTATCGTGGAAGAGTATCGTCTCCTGCGTGACAATGCCTACCTGGCCGCGCAGCGAGTCAAAGGTCACTTCTTTTATGTCATTGTTATCAATAAGGATGCGTCCGTTATTCGGATCATAAAACCTGGGGATGAGGTTCACCAGGGTGGATTTTCCGCTGCCGCTGGGCCCTACTATGGCGAGGATCTCGCCCCGCTTCACCGTGAGATCTATGCCTTTGAGCACGGCCTCTTTTTCATACGAGAAATCGATCTTGTCGAATACGATACTGCCGCGGAAATCATCCATTTTGGCGGCGCCCGGCTTTTCGCGGACCGTCATCTCCATATCCAGTAGCTCGAATATCCTCTCAGCCGCGCCGAGGGCCTTTTGGTTGATGGAGTTTATCTTGCCGAGGGCGCTAAGAGGCCGGGCAAGCATGAATATGGCGAAAATAAAAGCGATAAAACCCGCCGGGTCCACGCCCCTCGCGATGAACTCCCTTCCTCCCATCCACAATATGACGCAGCCGCAGCCGACGGCCGTGAATTCGGTCAGCCAGTCGAGGGCCTTCTCTCTCTTCGCCGACCTCATGAACATCTTATATAACCCGTTGTTTTGTTCGGCGAACTTATCCCTTTCGTAAGGCTCCATCGAGAAGGCTTTCACGATGCGCATGCCGCCTATGGTCTCGACGAGGGTCGTGGTGACGTTCCCCATCTGCTCCTGCGTCTGCCTGGAGATCTTCCTTAATTTCTTGCCTATCTGCACTATCGGGAACATTATCAGCGGGAATACCACGAAACTCAGGAGAAGGAGCAGCCAGCTGATGTTGAACACCGCCCGCAGGAAGAAGATCATGAATATATAGACGACGACCTGGGAAGACTGGTAGACGAGGTTCGTAAGGCCTTCTGTCACGGAATTCTGTATTATGCTGGTGTCGTAGATGATGCGCGAGACCAGTGCGCCGGTGTGCGATTTGTTATAAAAATCGAGAGAGAACCGGAGGAGTTTATCGTATATCGACCGCCTTAAGTCGGTGAGGACCCTCGTGCTCACATCGGTCATGAGGAATCCCTGGAAGAAAGTGAACATGCCCCTGAAGAAAAAGGCCGCGACTATGCCGATGATGATATACATGAAAAGGTCGAGACGCGGGACCGTATTGGAGTAACTTATGAAATCCTTGAGGAACTGCGGCATCTTATCCGGCACGCTCATCGGGGCGTTGCGCAGGACGTTATTTATGATGGGAAATATGGCCGCGGTTGTCACGAACCCGAAGATGACGCTGTTTATCAGCATGCACAGGTTCGCCAACAGCAATGTCGGGATATGCGGTTTTATGAATTTAAGCAAACGGAGGTAGAGTTTCATTACATTAAATCTTACCATACGGCGACGGGGGCTGTAAAGGCGAAATTGCCCTTGCAAACGCACTTTTTATCCTATAAAATAGCTCGAAAGGCGAAAAATGGACAAGATAAAGGTCGGGGTAATAGGAGTCGGGCACCTGGGACAGCACCATGCGCGCATATACGCGGGCATGGAGGGCGTCGAGCTCGCCGGGATATGCGACACCGATATCAGGCGCGCGAAGAAATTCGCAAGGAAATACAGGACAAACGCCTTCACCGACTACAAACAGATGTTCAGCGTAATAAACTGCGCCTCTGTGGTCGTCCCTACCGAACTCCACTACCACGTAGCCAAAGATTGCCTCTTAAACGGTATATCCGTCCTCATAGAGAAACCGGTGACAAAATTCGTCGGCGAGGCCGATGACCTGTTGAATATCGCAAGGGAGCGCAAGCTCATCATCCAGGTCGGGCACATCGAAAGGTTCAACGCCGCGGTCCGCGCCCTCGACGAGATACCGGGCAACGTCAGGTTCATCGAATGCCACCGGCTCGGCCCTTTCAAGAAACGCGCCCTCGACGTCGGCGTAGTCCTCGACCTGATGATACACGACATAGACATAATACTCGGCCTCGTCAGGTCTGAGGTCGCCTCGATAGACGCGGTCGGCGTCAATATCCTGACCGACCACGAGGACCTCGCGAACGTCAGGATAAGGTTCAAGAACGGCGCTGTCGCGAACCTGACCGCGAGCCGCGTAACGAAATCCGAGATGCGCAAGATACGCCTCTTTAAGGACGACTGCTATGTATCGCTCGATTACATCAAGCAGGAAGCGGTGCTCTATAGGAAGGTTAACAACAGGATCACCGGAAAACTTATAAACATCAAAAAGGAAGAGCCGCTAAAAAAAGAGCTCGAGGCCTTCATAAACTGCGCGAGGACCGGCGAGCGGCCGCTCGTCTCCGGCGAGGAAGGGCGCGACGCGCTTAAATTCGCGCTGCAGATAGAGGACGCGATAAGGGAAAACCTGAAGAACAATGCCTAAAAAGATAATGATAATAGCGGGCGAGGCTTCGGGCGACCTGCACGGCTCAAGCCTCGCTCTCGCGTTGAAAGAGCTCGAGCCGGACATAAAACTCACCGGCATGGGCGGCGGGAAGATGATCAAAGCCGGCCTGCAATCGTTCCAGGACATAAAAGACCTCTCGGTCATCGGCCTCCTCGAGATATTAAGCAGCCTCGGGAAATTCAAGGCCGCGTTTAACCTCCTCGCGGGAAAGCTCGATTCCGAAAAACCTGACGCGGTCATCCTTATCGATTATCCGGAATTCAACCTGCGGTTCGCGAAAGAGGCAAAGAAGCGCGGCATCCCTGTCATGTATTACATAAGCCCTCAGATATGGGCATGGCGCAAGGGACGCGTGAATATCGTAAAGAAATACGTCGACAAGATGCTAGTCATCCTGGGATTCGAGAAGGATTTTTACGCGAAGGAAGGCGTAGACGTGGAATTCGTGGGGCATCCCCTGCTCGACGTGGTTAAACCCTCCTTCGGCAGGGAAGAGTTCCTGAAGAAATACAACTTTGAACCGGCCTTCAAAACGATAGCCCTCTTGCCCGGATCGCGCCTCACCGAGATCGAAAGAAATCTCCCTATAATGCTCAAAGCCGCCAAACGGATAAAGGACAGGTTCGGGGATACGCAGTTCATACTTGCCAAGCCGCCGGAGATAAGTGCCTCCGCATACGAAAAAATACTAAAGAAGGCGCCGCTTAAGCCCGCGGTCGCGGAAGGTCAACCGTATGACTGCATAAACGCCGCGGAACTGGTCCTGGTCGCTTCCGGGACCGCGACGGTCGAGACGATGATACTAGAGAAGCCGATGCTGATAATATATAAGGTCTCTCTTCTTACGTGGCTCGTCGGGAAACTGCTGGTCAAGGTCCCGAATATAGGCCTCGTGAATATTATCGCCGGCGAAAAGATAGTGCCGGAATTGGTACAATTCGACGCGACGCCATCTAAGATATCCTCAGAGGTCTCCTCTCTCTTCTCCTCCCCGGAAAAGACGGAAGCGATGAAGGCGCGGCTTGCCGCGGCAAAAGCGGAATTGGGCGGGCCCGGTGCAAGCAGGCGCGCCGCGGAGATAATTCTCAAACAGTTAAGAAAGTGAAGTGTCTCCTAGTAGTGGTCGGCGAGGAATTCGATAGGATGAATGACCTTCATTGAGGTGGCCTGCGATATCTGGGACTTGCACGCTCCGCAGCCTGTCAGGATATAGTCGGCTTTCGCTTCCTTTAGCTCCCTGAACAACCTTTCCCCGATGGCAAGCGAGAGATCATAATTCTCCTTTTTGAGCCCGAACGTCCCGCCCATGCCGCAGCATGAATCCGCGATCTTCTTTATCGACACTCCCGGGACCAGTTCGACCAGGCATTGCTGCAGATCGCCGATCTCCTGGGCTTTGAGGTGGCAGGGGGCATGGAATACGACGCTCTTGCCCGATGGCTTAAAATCAGTATTCATCTCGCCCTCGTTGAACAGGATCCAGAGATATTCGTGGATATCGAATGTCTTCTGCGAGACGAGCAGAGCCGTGGGCGTAGAGAGTATCCTCGGATAATCCTCTTTAAGGGCGAGCCCGCAGCTCGGGCATCCTGTCACGATATCGCAGCCCGACTTCACCGCCTCGTTAAGGTATTTTAGGTTATAGGCGATGTCTTTCCTGACGGCGTCGGTGTTGCCGGATGATATGCTCGGGATGCCGCAGCATCTCTGGCGAGGGATGACGACCTCTATATTATTCTTCTCGAATACCTTAAGCGTGGTTGCTCCTTCTGCATCTGCATTGAAAAAATTCACAAAGCAACCATAAAAATACGCGACCCTCCTCCTGCCGCTCTTCCCGCTCAATTTCCTCTTTTCGAACGTCGGTACGCTCGGCTTGGGCAGGACGCGCCTCTTGTCCAGGCCGAGGGAGGACTGCATGAGGCGCCTGCCGAACGTTGAACACATGAAAATATCGGCGAGGACCGTTAATTCGGCCGAGGCCGAACCGAGGAACCTCATATTTTCCAGGACAGACTGGGAGAACGGCACGCCCCATTCCCTTACGTATATCTCTTTAGCCAGGGCGCAAAGTTCGGAGACGTCCGCGCCGGTCGGGCATTCTACGCGGCAGGACTTGCAATTGATGCACAGGTCAAGGACGCCTTTAATGGCCTTGTCCCTTAACATCCTCTTATCCAGCTCTCCGGTAATGACGGCCTTAAGTATCGCGGCCTTGGCGCGCGGCGAAGCGAGTTCCTGCGGCAGGCTGATATTTACCGGGCATACGTTCCTGCAAAGGCCGCAGGCATGGCACTTCCCGATCTCCTCCCTTATCTTCTCCGAATCGAACACGGTCTTCGTATCGACATATTTTATGCCGGCGTCGTAGATCAGGTCGTGCGTGATAGTCGCGTCCTTGCCTATCTTCTTTCCTGGATTTAAAATGCCCTTGGGGTCGAAGATATCCTTTATCCGGACGAAGATATCGTAAAGCGGGCCGAACTGCTTCTTGAGATACGGGACCCTCAATATGCCGTCGCCGTGTTCGGCTGTCGTCGAGCCGCCGAGCGAGATGACCATCCTGTAAAAATCGTCGGCGATCCCGTCGATCTTGGCGAGGTCCGCCTTATCCCTCATATCGAGGAGCGGGCGTATGTGCATATTGCCGTCCCCGGCATGCCCGTAGACGCATGCCTCGACGCCGTATTTTTCAAATATCGCGTAAGCGCCCATTATAAAATCGCCCAGGTTCTCCGGCGGGACTATCGCGTCCTCGATGAACGGGACCGGGCGCTTCTTCCCTTTTATCCTGTTGGTGATCGGGACTGCCGCGCGCCGGACCCCCCAAAGGCGGTCTTGCTCGTCCGCGTCCCTGGCGACATTCATCCCCGATATGAGCTTCCTCGCTTCAAGGAGCCGGTCTTTTACGGCATCTATCTTCCCGTCGAGGGACGGCGTGCTGTTCTCTTCCATCTCGACGAGCAATACCCCCTTCGCCCCCTTCCGGAGAAGGTCCCTGAGTTTCGGTTCCGCTTCGACGGCGAGTCCGATAAAAGTCTCGTCCATGAACTCTATGGCGGATGGCGATAGGCTACGCAGTTCCGCCACTATGTCCGCTATCGACTGCAGGTCTTTCAGGAATAACAGGAGCGATGCGCGCACCCCGGCCAGGGGCGCCAATCTCAGTTTCGCCTCGGTTATGATCGCGAGAGTGCCCTCGGAACCGGCCATCAATTTCACCAGGTCTACCCAATCGCCTTTAAGGATATCGTAGACATTGTATCCGCTCGAGCTCCTCATGACCCTGGGAACGGATCTCTTTATGGCTTCTTCGCTATTTTTAAGTAATTCCGCGAGCGGTACCGAGATATCTCTTATCTTCACGCGCGGCACAAGGCTTACCCGGTCGCCATTCGCGAGGACGGCCTCGAGTTCAAGGACCCAATCCGCGGTAGTGCCGTATTTCACCGAATGCGGCCCGCCCGAATTATCGGCGATCATCCCGCCTATCGTGCAGTAATCCCCGCTTGAAGGGTCGGGCGGGAAGAATTTCCCGTACCTGGCCAACAACTTGTTCAACTCGCCGTAGACGATTCCGGGCTGGACAGTGGCCGTGTCGCCGCCTTTATAGTCGATGGCCTTGTTCATGTATTTGGTGAAATCGATTATTATGCCGTTGCCCACCGCCTGGCCGGCGAGGCTTGTGCACGCGCCGCGGGCAGTAAGGGGAATATTGTTCCGGAAGGCATATTTGACCAGCGCGGCGACATCGTCCTTGTCCTTAGGGATGACGACGCCTTTCGGTCTGATCTTATAGATCGAGGCGCCGAAGGAATAGATATGGCGGGTCACATCATCAAAAAGGACATCCCCTTTGATGATCTTTTTAAGCTCTTTTTCCAATAAGGTCATCGCGATACTGGCAGGGTTACGAGCGCGTGCGGGACGACATAGACCTTCGCGTCCTTTCCGCGGGTGGCAAAAGCGTATTCCAGCGCCTCATCCATATCTTTAAAAGACAACATCTTCATCTTCTTTGCCATATCGGGGAATTTTGTCCCGACGAACGCGCAATCGGCAAAAAGAAGGGACTTTGCCACGGCATACGCCCTCTGTTCTCCGGCAAGACAAGTCTTGTTCTTCATCTTCTTTACGATCTCGGCGGGGCTCTTCGCCTTTATCATAGCGTCATAGAACCTGCGTTCGCCCAGCCCTTTACCTATGCCGTCTTCGCATCGCGCGGAGATGAGTATAAGCCCGCCCTTTTTGACGATGGGTTTCTGCGTGTTGGTCAGGTAGGTCAGGGCGCGTGACGCCTGGTAGAGGTTGACGTCTTTGGGCCAGCCCACTCCGCAGATGATTATGTCGGCCGGTTCATCCACCTTCACCCTGTAATGGAGCATCGCGTGTTCTATTCCCCTGTAAAAAGCCAGTTGCGGTTCGCCCGCGGTCGCGAATATCGTGCGCCCCAGGTCGTCATTCACGACGTTTATTATGAATTTCAGTTTAGCTATGCAGGCGAATTCCATGATCCAGCGGTGGAAGGGGTTATCCTTGATGACTCCGGGTTTCGCGCCCGGTTTATCGATGAATTTCGGAGAATGGGTGAACCTTATCGTCTCTTCGCCGGCCATGCCTATGCTCAGCGTCTCCGGCCCGCCCGAGAAACCTGCGTGCAGGTGCGGCTCGATGACGCCGATAGAGATGACATGGTCGTTATATAGCATATGTTTATTGACTATTACCGGGACGCCGTTGGCGACATATCCGAGATTGGTCAGGTTTGAGCTGTCCGAGGGGTCGTGGATCTTTATTTTTATCCGCTTGACGATCTTTTTCCCGAAAGCTTCTTCGATCTCCGGCCTTGTCGGGGGTGTGAGCATCCCGACCGCCATGAAGATCGTCACATCCTTATCCCTTATCCCGCCCTTTTTTAACTCATCCAGCAATATGGGGATTATAAGCTTACGGGGACATACCCTTGCGAGGTCCGGCACGACTATGGCGATCGTCTCTTTGGGCGAGACCAGGTCCCTGAGCCGGCAGCAACCCATGGGGTGGAGTATCGCTTCTTTTATTATGCGGGATTCGGGTTTCCTGCTGTGCGACCTATTGGGATGGAGGATACCCAGAAGGTTCTTCTCGTGGATGGAAACACCGACCTGCTTTTTTCCGTAAGGTATATTTATCTTCATCGGAGACCGTCTTAACGGCTATTTTACTACTAAAAAACGGGTTTGTCGACCCTTATCGGGAGAACATAAGGATATCCTGGGAAACGATGTCGGCGACAAGGCGCGTCTGTCTGTTGGCAGGCTCGCAGACCTTTATGACGTCCTCATACTTGCCGTATGACGGCGCCAGTTTCCTGAGCAGGTTCCGGCAGGAATCGATCATCTCGCGGTTGAAGAGGGTCTGCCCGCTCTCGGGGAAGAGCGCGACATAGAATATGCTCGTCTCCACCAGGTCCTGGAAGAAGTGCGTGCCGAATGAGAGCTCGGGGGCGCAATTGGCCCCGGCAAACGCAAGTTCGCCCAGGACGGCCATATTATTTATCTCGGAAAAAGAGACCGGGACGCCGAGCGAGGGCGTAGTCGTGCCCCATCTGCCCGGCCCCATGAGGAAACACGGCAACGCTTCCCTGTCAGTGATGAGTTTATTGAGCTCCCCTACCGCACGGGCGATATCGTACTTTGAAGAGAGCGGCAGCGCGCTGTACTTTTGGGGATCGATAAATATCAGCCTCTTTATGGGCTGGGATATATTCCCTCCCAGGAAAGAACCTTTTGAGCGGAAGACGATGTCTTCCTTCTTGATATTCTCCGGGAACTCCACTTTTTTACCGAGGCCCTTCGTCTGCAGGGGACGGCATTGC
Proteins encoded in this region:
- the larA gene encoding nickel-dependent lactate racemase, whose protein sequence is MKINIPYGKKQVGVSIHEKNLLGILHPNRSHSRKPESRIIKEAILHPMGCCRLRDLVSPKETIAIVVPDLARVCPRKLIIPILLDELKKGGIRDKDVTIFMAVGMLTPPTRPEIEEAFGKKIVKRIKIKIHDPSDSSNLTNLGYVANGVPVIVNKHMLYNDHVISIGVIEPHLHAGFSGGPETLSIGMAGEETIRFTHSPKFIDKPGAKPGVIKDNPFHRWIMEFACIAKLKFIINVVNDDLGRTIFATAGEPQLAFYRGIEHAMLHYRVKVDEPADIIICGVGWPKDVNLYQASRALTYLTNTQKPIVKKGGLILISARCEDGIGKGLGERRFYDAMIKAKSPAEIVKKMKNKTCLAGEQRAYAVAKSLLFADCAFVGTKFPDMAKKMKMLSFKDMDEALEYAFATRGKDAKVYVVPHALVTLPVSR
- a CDS encoding ABC transporter ATP-binding protein translates to MKLYLRLLKFIKPHIPTLLLANLCMLINSVIFGFVTTAAIFPIINNVLRNAPMSVPDKMPQFLKDFISYSNTVPRLDLFMYIIIGIVAAFFFRGMFTFFQGFLMTDVSTRVLTDLRRSIYDKLLRFSLDFYNKSHTGALVSRIIYDTSIIQNSVTEGLTNLVYQSSQVVVYIFMIFFLRAVFNISWLLLLLSFVVFPLIMFPIVQIGKKLRKISRQTQEQMGNVTTTLVETIGGMRIVKAFSMEPYERDKFAEQNNGLYKMFMRSAKREKALDWLTEFTAVGCGCVILWMGGREFIARGVDPAGFIAFIFAIFMLARPLSALGKINSINQKALGAAERIFELLDMEMTVREKPGAAKMDDFRGSIVFDKIDFSYEKEAVLKGIDLTVKRGEILAIVGPSGSGKSTLVNLIPRFYDPNNGRILIDNNDIKEVTFDSLRGQVGIVTQETILFHDTIKTNIAYGNQAASGEEIINAAKVANAHDFISKLPKGYDTIVGERGYRLSGGERQRIAIARAVLKDEPILILDEATSQLDMESEKLVQDALEKLIKGRTVFVIAHRLSTVKFATKIIVLDKGRIVETGTHEELLRKNGLYKRLYDLQFLEEKGLN
- the tsf gene encoding translation elongation factor Ts — protein: MTATAKIKTEDVKKLRETTGAGVMDCKEALAKSGGDFNKAMAILKEKGLKIAEKKAARTAKAGLISSYVHHDSRIGVLVEINCETDFVARTDDFQKLCRDLSLQVASTSPKYLKKEDAPKDLSEEEIKQACLFEQAFIKDPALTIKDYVTQIIAKTGENIVVRRFIRYQLGE
- the lpxB gene encoding lipid-A-disaccharide synthase; this encodes MPKKIMIIAGEASGDLHGSSLALALKELEPDIKLTGMGGGKMIKAGLQSFQDIKDLSVIGLLEILSSLGKFKAAFNLLAGKLDSEKPDAVILIDYPEFNLRFAKEAKKRGIPVMYYISPQIWAWRKGRVNIVKKYVDKMLVILGFEKDFYAKEGVDVEFVGHPLLDVVKPSFGREEFLKKYNFEPAFKTIALLPGSRLTEIERNLPIMLKAAKRIKDRFGDTQFILAKPPEISASAYEKILKKAPLKPAVAEGQPYDCINAAELVLVASGTATVETMILEKPMLIIYKVSLLTWLVGKLLVKVPNIGLVNIIAGEKIVPELVQFDATPSKISSEVSSLFSSPEKTEAMKARLAAAKAELGGPGASRRAAEIILKQLRK
- a CDS encoding Gfo/Idh/MocA family oxidoreductase, which produces MDKIKVGVIGVGHLGQHHARIYAGMEGVELAGICDTDIRRAKKFARKYRTNAFTDYKQMFSVINCASVVVPTELHYHVAKDCLLNGISVLIEKPVTKFVGEADDLLNIARERKLIIQVGHIERFNAAVRALDEIPGNVRFIECHRLGPFKKRALDVGVVLDLMIHDIDIILGLVRSEVASIDAVGVNILTDHEDLANVRIRFKNGAVANLTASRVTKSEMRKIRLFKDDCYVSLDYIKQEAVLYRKVNNRITGKLINIKKEEPLKKELEAFINCARTGERPLVSGEEGRDALKFALQIEDAIRENLKNNA
- the pyrH gene encoding UMP kinase; the protein is MVKTVKPLFKRVLLKISGEALSGDRGYGIDPQACSNIAERIKEVRELGIEVAVVIGGGNIIRGEKFAAKGMDRSTADYMGMLATVINSMALQDSLEKIGCFTRVQTAIQMEQIAEPYIRRRAIRHLEKGRVVIFAGGTGNPYFTTDTAAALRAVEVCADVILKATKVDGIYSADPVVDKHAKKYDKLKYIEVINKGLKVMDTTAISLCMDNRLPIVVFNLNVKGNIKRACLGEKVGTTVS
- a CDS encoding anaerobic glycerol-3-phosphate dehydrogenase subunit C, with the protein product MTLLEKELKKIIKGDVLFDDVTRHIYSFGASIYKIRPKGVVIPKDKDDVAALVKYAFRNNIPLTARGACTSLAGQAVGNGIIIDFTKYMNKAIDYKGGDTATVQPGIVYGELNKLLARYGKFFPPDPSSGDYCTIGGMIADNSGGPHSVKYGTTADWVLELEAVLANGDRVSLVPRVKIRDISVPLAELLKNSEEAIKRSVPRVMRSSSGYNVYDILKGDWVDLVKLMAGSEGTLAIITEAKLRLAPLAGVRASLLLFLKDLQSIADIVAELRSLSPSAIEFMDETFIGLAVEAEPKLRDLLRKGAKGVLLVEMEENSTPSLDGKIDAVKDRLLEARKLISGMNVARDADEQDRLWGVRRAAVPITNRIKGKKRPVPFIEDAIVPPENLGDFIMGAYAIFEKYGVEACVYGHAGDGNMHIRPLLDMRDKADLAKIDGIADDFYRMVISLGGSTTAEHGDGILRVPYLKKQFGPLYDIFVRIKDIFDPKGILNPGKKIGKDATITHDLIYDAGIKYVDTKTVFDSEKIREEIGKCHACGLCRNVCPVNISLPQELASPRAKAAILKAVITGELDKRMLRDKAIKGVLDLCINCKSCRVECPTGADVSELCALAKEIYVREWGVPFSQSVLENMRFLGSASAELTVLADIFMCSTFGRRLMQSSLGLDKRRVLPKPSVPTFEKRKLSGKSGRRRVAYFYGCFVNFFNADAEGATTLKVFEKNNIEVVIPRQRCCGIPSISSGNTDAVRKDIAYNLKYLNEAVKSGCDIVTGCPSCGLALKEDYPRILSTPTALLVSQKTFDIHEYLWILFNEGEMNTDFKPSGKSVVFHAPCHLKAQEIGDLQQCLVELVPGVSIKKIADSCCGMGGTFGLKKENYDLSLAIGERLFRELKEAKADYILTGCGACKSQISQATSMKVIHPIEFLADHY
- the rpsB gene encoding 30S ribosomal protein S2, whose product is MAATQTIKQLLEAGVHFGHQKKRWNPKMKKFIFGEKNGIYIIDLEKTEKALERALGYLREIASKGDIILFVGTKKQAKDVMKEEALRSGMFYVTERWLGGMLTNFATLKKSIKRHKDITRMKEDGTMEKLSKKEVAKLTREQAKLNRVLEGVLDMGKVPAAIFIVDSKKEEIAVAEANKLGLAVVGLIDTNCDPDKIDYPIPGNDDAIRSIKLISGMVSDAIMQGRKAYLDGKAAEEARVAAEAGEEEKVEVDEEAVEDLSKQVLKGKKAAPEEPVAKKTKKTTKV